From a region of the Chromatiales bacterium 21-64-14 genome:
- a CDS encoding YggU family protein, which yields MTSELPWYRWDGEDLILQLQIQPRASRDKIVGVHAGHLRIRLTAPPVDGRANETLLRYLADLFQVARSQVILIGGTKGRRKRVRIRSPHHLPAPLPLPRRM from the coding sequence ATGACATCCGAACTTCCATGGTACCGCTGGGACGGAGAGGACCTGATCCTCCAACTCCAGATCCAGCCCCGCGCGTCCCGGGATAAAATCGTCGGCGTCCACGCCGGCCATCTGCGCATCCGGCTCACCGCGCCGCCGGTGGACGGGCGCGCCAACGAGACGCTGCTGCGGTATCTGGCCGACCTGTTCCAAGTGGCCCGGAGCCAAGTGATCCTGATCGGTGGGACCAAAGGCCGCCGCAAACGGGTCCGGATCCGGTCTCCGCACCACCTCCCCGCACCGCTCCCGCTCCCGCGCCGTATGTGA